In one window of Paraflavitalea soli DNA:
- a CDS encoding RagB/SusD family nutrient uptake outer membrane protein, translating into MKLNHIKYIVLAAGLSFAGCKRVLDLQPTDKVTADAIFGDPAGVKIYMANLYYQLPIEDFAFFRAGFNQNGGDPNNGGFSPAMETDEAVHTEFGDFVGDGDFHWWDQGYKLIRDVNLLIDYIPTLKIRDDERAALKGESAFIKAFAYFALVKRYGGVPLMKKSQVYTGDAEALKVPRSTEKETWDYVMELCDEAIANLAATKGSRRASKYAAYALKSRAALHAASLAKFGNRITLTGPAVDQKLVGLDASAANGYYKLAIDASAAIISSNQLSLYKPNPTDPAQAAENYRELFQDPNVANDNEAILIKGYSLPGNNLGHNYDIWYQPAQVANGWPHPGRMNPTLDLADVYESYTAPGASAPIVTRTDGNVTDYNGFNSGTSYLQFDTPNDIFKNKDARLWATAILPSTNWKNISIIIQAGFVKPDGNAVIRTKDQITVSGTTYYSYGAPDVTMYSGFDTYGGNNTRTGFSFKKFMNQTKPIEAGWNRSTSDWVEFRYAEVLLNYAEAVIESGQGDAVLAAKVLNDIRHRAGHTTNIPLTADNVQRERRVELAFENKRLWDLIRRREFHTEFNNRFLHSLLPLQDLRALPAKKYIFVRVNVPNSGSKTFQPKSYYRYVPGIGSNGLVQNPQY; encoded by the coding sequence ATGAAATTGAATCATATAAAATATATCGTATTGGCAGCAGGTCTCTCGTTTGCTGGTTGTAAGCGGGTACTGGATCTGCAACCTACTGATAAAGTGACGGCAGATGCCATCTTTGGCGATCCTGCCGGTGTAAAGATCTATATGGCCAATCTTTACTACCAGTTGCCCATTGAAGATTTTGCTTTCTTCCGTGCCGGTTTTAATCAAAATGGCGGTGATCCCAACAATGGTGGTTTCAGCCCTGCCATGGAAACCGATGAGGCCGTGCATACAGAGTTTGGTGATTTTGTGGGCGATGGTGATTTCCATTGGTGGGATCAGGGCTACAAACTCATCCGCGATGTGAACCTCCTCATCGATTATATTCCTACCCTCAAGATCCGGGATGATGAAAGGGCGGCGTTGAAAGGTGAGAGCGCCTTTATTAAGGCCTTTGCTTATTTCGCACTGGTAAAAAGGTATGGCGGTGTGCCCCTGATGAAAAAATCACAGGTGTACACGGGTGATGCTGAAGCGCTGAAAGTGCCCCGCAGCACAGAAAAAGAAACCTGGGATTATGTAATGGAGTTGTGCGATGAGGCCATTGCCAACCTCGCTGCTACCAAAGGAAGCCGTCGTGCCTCCAAATATGCCGCTTACGCATTGAAGAGCCGTGCGGCGCTGCATGCTGCCTCCCTCGCTAAGTTTGGCAACCGCATCACCCTTACAGGCCCTGCAGTGGACCAGAAACTGGTAGGTCTGGATGCTTCCGCAGCCAATGGCTATTACAAATTGGCGATCGATGCCTCTGCAGCTATCATTTCCAGTAACCAGCTTAGTTTGTATAAACCCAATCCTACTGATCCTGCACAGGCAGCGGAGAATTATCGCGAGTTGTTCCAGGATCCCAATGTAGCCAATGACAACGAAGCCATCCTGATCAAAGGTTATTCATTGCCCGGTAATAACCTGGGGCATAATTATGATATCTGGTACCAGCCTGCACAGGTGGCCAATGGCTGGCCTCACCCCGGTCGTATGAATCCTACACTCGACCTGGCCGATGTGTATGAAAGTTATACGGCACCCGGTGCATCTGCTCCCATTGTAACCCGTACGGATGGTAATGTAACGGACTATAATGGTTTTAACAGTGGCACCAGCTATTTACAATTCGATACACCGAATGATATCTTCAAGAACAAAGATGCACGCCTGTGGGCAACAGCTATCCTGCCCAGCACCAACTGGAAGAACATTTCCATCATTATCCAGGCAGGTTTTGTAAAACCCGATGGTAATGCGGTGATCCGTACCAAAGACCAGATCACGGTAAGCGGCACTACTTATTATAGCTACGGTGCTCCTGATGTGACGATGTACTCTGGTTTTGACACCTATGGCGGCAATAATACCCGCACTGGTTTCTCCTTCAAAAAATTCATGAACCAGACCAAGCCTATCGAGGCAGGCTGGAACCGCAGCACCAGCGATTGGGTAGAGTTTCGGTATGCCGAAGTATTGCTCAACTATGCCGAAGCTGTTATTGAAAGTGGCCAGGGTGATGCTGTGCTGGCCGCCAAAGTGCTGAATGATATCCGCCACCGCGCAGGTCATACCACCAATATTCCTTTGACTGCCGACAATGTGCAAAGAGAAAGAAGGGTAGAGCTGGCTTTTGAGAACAAAAGGCTGTGGGACCTGATACGCAGAAGAGAATTCCACACCGAGTTCAACAACCGGTTTTTGCACTCTTTACTGCCGCTGCAGGACCTGCGTGCATTACCTGCCAAAAAGTACATTTTCGTACGGGTGAATGTGCCTAACTCCGGTTCCAAAACATTCCAGCCCAAGAGCTACTACCGGTATGTGCCGGGTATTGGTTCCAATGGACTGGTACAGAATCCGCAGTATTAG
- a CDS encoding DUF3823 domain-containing protein, translating to MNKFRLILFLSVIALASCKKDNYDGPTAGLSGNFFDATTHELVQMDIIRGTQIEFIEHGYANPATQTMIIKNDGTYANTLMFANTYTIKIREPNFIPVPEQEVVINGQTKLDFQVTPYIRVKDVSIVKNGTKIVATFKLQQNVINNVSKIGLYAHSDSRVGEPMRVVAKEQSIGAVTNPATVYTLEIDIPAYPNELKAGNNYYFRVGAFIDIGGTKPNYAPAVKLTI from the coding sequence ATGAATAAGTTTCGATTAATACTTTTTTTATCCGTCATAGCCCTGGCATCCTGTAAAAAGGATAACTATGATGGCCCCACTGCCGGGCTTTCCGGTAATTTCTTTGATGCTACTACCCACGAACTGGTGCAGATGGACATTATCCGTGGTACACAGATCGAGTTCATTGAGCATGGATATGCCAATCCAGCCACGCAAACCATGATCATCAAGAATGATGGCACTTACGCCAACACCCTGATGTTTGCCAATACGTATACCATCAAGATACGGGAGCCGAATTTCATTCCTGTTCCTGAGCAGGAAGTGGTAATAAACGGACAAACCAAACTTGATTTCCAGGTTACCCCCTATATCCGGGTAAAGGATGTAAGCATTGTAAAGAATGGCACCAAGATCGTAGCTACTTTCAAGCTGCAGCAAAATGTGATCAACAATGTATCGAAGATCGGTCTGTATGCCCATTCCGATTCAAGGGTAGGTGAGCCGATGCGTGTAGTAGCTAAAGAGCAATCCATTGGCGCCGTTACCAATCCGGCCACCGTGTACACATTGGAAATAGATATTCCTGCTTATCCCAACGAGCTGAAAGCAGGTAACAATTATTATTTCAGGGTGGGCGCCTTCATTGACATTGGCGGCACCAAGCCTAATTATGCACCAGCTGTAAAGCTGACAATATAG
- a CDS encoding glycoside hydrolase family 71/99-like protein: MRKITRLLALSACLAIISCSKKGGGGNNPPDPPDPPPVTEVVYDETGCLYTSYNKLVMAGYQGWFAAQGDASERGWYHYQNGNCGGFMPGCSAVDFWPDMTEYTKSYKSPFKFPNGNDAYLYSPYDEETVDLHFKWMKDYGIDGVFMQRFVGEIKPTNAKGKRHFNKVLENALKAAKKYGRAICVMYDLSGCSPADVAYLEQDWNELQSLFNLFSNTANPTYLRHNKKPLVVIWGVGFNDNRQYTTADVDKVVDKIKGPTKKVSVMLGVPYFWRTLKNDTEASPALHTLIKKCDIVMPWAVGRYGNDNYNNVAGGELAGDIQWCTTNSITYVPLVFPGFSWGNLRMDAAQYNSIPRFKGDFLWKQVAGAKISGAQSLYVAMFDEIDEGTAIFKCAREADLPLHGSRKFIGIDNDLASDYYLWLTGQAGKWFHGDNGFSATKPVR; the protein is encoded by the coding sequence ATGAGAAAAATAACAAGGCTCCTGGCATTGTCAGCTTGTCTGGCGATCATCAGCTGCTCCAAAAAAGGTGGGGGAGGGAACAATCCTCCCGATCCTCCGGATCCGCCGCCGGTAACGGAAGTTGTATATGATGAAACAGGGTGTTTGTATACCTCCTATAATAAACTGGTGATGGCTGGCTACCAGGGATGGTTTGCCGCACAGGGTGATGCCTCCGAACGTGGCTGGTACCATTACCAAAACGGTAATTGCGGTGGCTTTATGCCTGGCTGTTCGGCTGTGGATTTCTGGCCCGATATGACCGAGTATACCAAATCGTATAAGTCGCCATTTAAGTTCCCCAATGGGAATGATGCGTACCTGTACAGTCCTTATGATGAGGAAACGGTAGACCTGCACTTTAAATGGATGAAGGATTACGGCATTGACGGGGTGTTTATGCAGCGTTTTGTAGGAGAAATAAAACCAACGAATGCAAAGGGCAAAAGGCATTTCAACAAAGTATTGGAAAATGCCCTGAAGGCTGCAAAGAAATATGGTCGTGCCATTTGTGTGATGTACGACCTCAGCGGTTGTAGTCCGGCAGATGTTGCTTACCTGGAGCAGGACTGGAATGAATTGCAGTCATTGTTCAATCTGTTTAGCAATACAGCCAATCCAACTTACCTGCGTCACAATAAGAAACCCCTGGTGGTCATATGGGGCGTAGGATTTAATGACAACAGGCAATACACAACGGCTGATGTAGACAAGGTGGTAGATAAGATCAAGGGCCCCACCAAAAAAGTATCCGTGATGCTGGGCGTGCCTTATTTCTGGCGCACCCTGAAGAACGACACAGAAGCTTCACCTGCCCTGCACACCCTCATTAAGAAATGTGATATCGTGATGCCCTGGGCTGTGGGAAGGTATGGCAATGACAACTACAACAATGTGGCTGGTGGCGAACTGGCAGGGGATATACAATGGTGTACGACCAACAGTATTACCTATGTACCGCTGGTTTTTCCCGGATTTAGCTGGGGCAACCTGCGCATGGATGCCGCCCAGTACAACTCTATTCCCCGCTTTAAAGGAGATTTCCTATGGAAACAGGTGGCAGGGGCCAAAATCTCCGGCGCACAAAGCCTGTATGTGGCCATGTTTGATGAGATTGATGAAGGCACAGCCATCTTTAAATGTGCCCGTGAAGCCGACCTGCCTTTGCACGGCAGCAGAAAGTTTATTGGCATAGACAACGACCTCGCTTCAGATTATTATTTATGGCTTACAGGCCAGGCTGGCAAGTGGTTCCATGGTGACAATGGATTTTCTGCCACCAAACCTGTACGCTGA
- a CDS encoding glycoside hydrolase family 71/99-like protein encodes MKTTPGIFLIGLMLTTFSLHAQFKHSKETKYPSYRGLMMAGYQGWFRAQGDGTNARRFAYGNEERSGIDMWPDVTEYEKTYETPWKLPDGKPARFFSSNDKSTVDLHFKWMQQYGVDGVFMQRFFGNAKGRDSVSGTILRNAFEAASKYGRAIAVMYDLSGLRGSNEDCSALIEDWKYLVDKLKVTNQAGQKTYLHHNGKPLVAIWGVGFPDRPYNIRNIGLEKLIDFLKNDPVYGGCAVMLGVPAFWRELNADCLPDPYLHTLIKQCDIVLPWTVQRYSPLLHNDMDRFRDNTIADIEWCRKNHIDYVPCVYPGFSWHNLSRYEFPDDVKPVGSIPRQGGRFYWQQISTAINAGASMLYVAMFDEVNEATAIFKVTDTPPMSTVTSFINNDGKPSDHYLWLTGEAGKMLRNEKPLTLKMPERK; translated from the coding sequence ATGAAAACTACGCCTGGTATTTTCCTGATCGGCTTAATGTTGACGACCTTTTCTCTTCACGCCCAGTTCAAACACAGCAAAGAAACAAAATACCCTTCCTATAGAGGGCTGATGATGGCAGGCTACCAGGGATGGTTCCGTGCCCAGGGCGATGGTACCAATGCCCGGCGTTTTGCCTATGGCAATGAAGAACGCAGTGGTATTGACATGTGGCCCGATGTTACCGAATATGAAAAGACGTATGAAACGCCCTGGAAACTGCCCGACGGCAAGCCGGCCCGGTTTTTCAGCAGTAACGATAAAAGTACGGTAGACCTTCATTTCAAGTGGATGCAGCAATATGGCGTGGATGGGGTGTTCATGCAACGTTTCTTTGGCAATGCCAAGGGGCGTGATAGCGTATCGGGCACCATCCTCAGGAATGCCTTTGAAGCCGCTTCCAAATACGGCAGGGCCATTGCTGTAATGTATGATCTTTCCGGTTTGCGGGGTTCTAATGAAGACTGTTCAGCCCTCATTGAGGATTGGAAATACCTGGTGGATAAACTGAAGGTCACTAACCAGGCTGGTCAGAAGACTTACCTGCACCATAATGGCAAACCGCTGGTGGCTATTTGGGGCGTTGGTTTCCCTGACAGGCCTTATAATATCCGGAATATTGGGTTGGAGAAATTGATCGACTTCCTCAAGAATGACCCGGTATACGGTGGTTGTGCCGTAATGCTGGGTGTGCCTGCCTTTTGGCGTGAACTGAATGCAGACTGTCTGCCTGATCCTTACCTGCATACGCTGATCAAACAATGTGATATTGTATTGCCCTGGACGGTACAGCGCTACAGTCCGCTTTTGCACAATGATATGGACCGTTTTCGTGATAATACCATAGCTGATATAGAATGGTGCAGGAAGAATCATATAGATTATGTACCCTGTGTATATCCCGGCTTCAGCTGGCACAACCTGAGCCGCTATGAGTTTCCGGATGATGTAAAACCTGTGGGCTCCATTCCCCGCCAGGGAGGCCGTTTTTACTGGCAGCAGATCAGTACGGCTATCAATGCTGGTGCTTCCATGTTGTATGTGGCTATGTTTGATGAGGTGAACGAGGCAACTGCCATCTTTAAAGTAACTGATACGCCCCCCATGAGTACCGTCACTTCTTTTATCAATAATGACGGCAAGCCTTCGGATCACTACTTGTGGCTGACGGGCGAGGCCGGGAAGATGTTGCGCAACGAAAAACCGCTTACGCTGAAGATGCCGGAGCGGAAGTAG
- a CDS encoding DUF6496 domain-containing protein codes for MPDKKVIERARRDKKQGKSASTQAGEFVKDEIDKIRKGDHGARSAKQAIAIGLSEARRAGVDLKPPKKGTVSEKTRKSAASAYEKGQRHEPVSRKRSRASKKALKREGHAAASHKALSEQARTAAKKRGASARSAAAKKAVRTKGPRKRSAAAKKGARTRARRKT; via the coding sequence ATGCCAGACAAAAAAGTGATTGAACGCGCCCGGCGCGATAAGAAACAAGGCAAATCCGCTTCTACCCAGGCAGGCGAGTTTGTGAAAGATGAAATCGATAAGATCCGCAAGGGCGATCATGGCGCCAGATCAGCCAAACAGGCCATTGCCATCGGTTTATCGGAAGCCCGTCGTGCAGGAGTTGACCTGAAGCCGCCTAAAAAAGGTACTGTCTCTGAGAAAACGCGTAAGAGTGCAGCAAGTGCCTATGAAAAAGGGCAGCGGCACGAACCTGTTTCCAGAAAGCGGTCAAGGGCCAGCAAGAAAGCATTAAAACGGGAAGGGCATGCAGCGGCTTCTCACAAAGCCCTTTCCGAACAAGCCCGTACAGCAGCCAAAAAACGGGGCGCTTCGGCAAGGTCTGCAGCAGCTAAGAAAGCTGTCAGAACAAAAGGACCACGTAAACGCTCCGCAGCAGCTAAGAAAGGGGCACGCACAAGAGCGCGCCGTAAAACGTAG
- a CDS encoding VOC family protein — translation MPDQTPPNIDCDRLHPLLLVSDIPAAVDFYTNKLGFAHGFTWGDPPEMAGMNLGSVSIHLYKGEPKGNYVYFVVGDADALFEFQRSNGVEVVVTPDDRDYELHDYRVKDPWGNELSFGHYIPPIGPPIKIERVDMPVRLEKRLAALLKDLAEHKGMSIDSCLEETLLHTFEVVGNDVGVASPHTKKTHQYIQELKKKHGIDYDTHASYRFEE, via the coding sequence ATGCCTGATCAAACACCTCCCAACATTGACTGCGACCGGCTCCATCCCCTCTTACTGGTTAGTGATATTCCTGCAGCGGTCGACTTTTATACCAACAAACTGGGCTTTGCCCATGGCTTTACCTGGGGCGATCCACCGGAGATGGCGGGTATGAACCTGGGATCAGTTTCCATACACCTGTACAAGGGTGAACCCAAGGGCAACTATGTGTATTTTGTAGTGGGTGATGCAGATGCGCTGTTTGAATTTCAACGCAGCAATGGCGTGGAGGTAGTAGTTACGCCGGATGACCGGGATTATGAATTGCATGATTACCGTGTGAAAGATCCCTGGGGCAACGAGCTATCCTTCGGACACTATATACCGCCTATAGGTCCTCCCATCAAAATAGAGCGGGTGGATATGCCGGTACGACTGGAGAAGCGACTGGCGGCCTTACTTAAAGACCTCGCTGAACACAAAGGCATGAGCATTGACAGCTGCCTGGAAGAAACGCTTCTCCACACCTTTGAAGTAGTGGGCAATGATGTGGGCGTAGCAAGTCCACACACAAAGAAAACACACCAATACATTCAGGAGCTGAAAAAGAAACATGGCATTGATTATGATACCCATGCCAGTTATCGGTTTGAAGAATAA
- a CDS encoding DUF4272 domain-containing protein, which yields MMNKIIIAFLVVAACGCNSGNTSKTIKVTKPVEHITATNDQQDRRNKSEAYCKQHNIPVYSNPNALFVDPESEVVIRTKDEVVDRALALCYIGVKSEGLEQEFLDKFDKAFNISSKLSPKEKAYATAAHPTEQQKIDANWRYEGLHVMLWALGYIDSLSYPNQVCNVANDVKIINNLKNEGFRQQAKLRSKQEILDQADLILRLHWACVSARLDNKPSPGGLDNSVVVERHYALNWLIKYMNQAWDDIETNT from the coding sequence ATGATGAATAAAATAATTATTGCATTTTTAGTCGTTGCGGCTTGTGGCTGTAACAGCGGTAATACCAGTAAAACTATCAAAGTGACCAAACCCGTAGAGCATATTACTGCCACGAATGACCAGCAGGATAGAAGAAATAAGTCGGAAGCCTATTGTAAACAACACAATATCCCCGTGTATAGCAATCCTAACGCCTTGTTTGTGGACCCGGAGAGCGAAGTGGTTATCAGAACAAAGGATGAAGTAGTAGACCGGGCACTGGCGCTTTGCTATATAGGTGTAAAAAGTGAGGGGCTGGAACAGGAGTTCTTAGATAAATTTGACAAAGCATTTAATATCTCTTCCAAACTATCTCCGAAAGAAAAGGCGTACGCAACCGCAGCTCACCCTACAGAACAGCAGAAGATCGACGCCAACTGGCGATATGAAGGCTTGCATGTCATGTTATGGGCGCTGGGATATATTGATTCATTGAGCTATCCAAATCAGGTGTGTAATGTAGCCAATGACGTAAAGATCATCAATAACCTAAAAAATGAAGGATTCAGGCAGCAGGCTAAGCTTAGAAGCAAGCAGGAAATACTTGACCAGGCCGATCTGATACTAAGGCTCCATTGGGCCTGTGTAAGCGCCCGGCTTGATAATAAACCTTCTCCGGGTGGTTTGGACAACAGTGTGGTGGTGGAGCGACATTATGCGCTCAACTGGCTTATTAAATACATGAACCAGGCCTGGGATGATATAGAGACCAACACGTAA
- a CDS encoding ABC transporter permease, producing MFSNLLRTAFRSLKKNKFFSLLNIIGLGIGMAVFLLIALYVKFERSYEDFIPGKENIYRVKLDSWLNNELVLSTAENYPGVGPALKNELPGVVSYARLYNVGYKNNVIITNKEARPEPVAFKQKHFLYADSAFLPMMGYAMVKGDARTALARPLTAVISEKYAALYFKQEDPIGKTLLLQDDDLNNEPAQVTGVFKDLPENTHLKFDVLFSYATLLGRGSEAPGRYDNGWNRNDMYTFVRLAPGTDVRAMEARLPAIVDKYEPGLKQSGRKEVLGLQPLADIHLQSALAEEPSENGSERTVLFMSAIGLFILVIAWINYINLATARSVERAKEVGVRKVVGAVKGQLIRQFLVEAALVNLCAVVTSLFLVMIALPYFNTLTGITFTYTSLYQSWFWVTLLLLWTVGSLLSGLYPSLVLSSFKPITVLKGKLQHSRRGILLRQGLVVTQFAASVVLIGGTLIIYRQLNYMMHLDLGMNIDQVMVMERPAIAPDNTEAYNRSIDVFRAELKKIPAVTGITASLTIPGKQREFKALVKRMGSTGRDSVVIRANSMDYDFLATFKMKLIAGRNFSPEFPGEEDNAVIVTESTARLLGFKEPAEIVGTVVSIPAFDDVPKTVVGVVNDYHQVSLKQTIAPGLFGFSKYGGEMYSVRIRMENLAQTIASVRKAWTTAFAGNPFDYFFLDEYFNQQYSNERKFGKLFTTFAILGIVIGCLGLLGLSAYTASQRIKEIGIRKILGASVTDITTMLSRDFLKLVLIAIVIAIPVTWFIMNTWLHAFAYRITIGWWVFVAAGSIASLIALATVSSQAIKAAITNPVKSLRAE from the coding sequence ATGTTTAGTAATCTTTTACGAACAGCTTTCAGAAGCCTTAAGAAGAATAAGTTCTTTTCCCTGCTCAATATCATCGGCCTGGGCATTGGCATGGCCGTTTTTCTACTGATTGCCTTGTATGTAAAATTCGAGCGCAGTTATGAGGATTTCATACCGGGTAAAGAAAATATATACCGGGTAAAACTGGATTCCTGGCTTAATAATGAACTGGTCTTATCTACTGCCGAGAATTATCCCGGTGTGGGCCCTGCGCTCAAAAATGAATTACCGGGCGTGGTGAGTTATGCCCGGTTGTATAATGTAGGCTACAAGAACAATGTGATCATTACAAATAAAGAAGCCCGCCCTGAACCTGTTGCCTTTAAGCAAAAGCATTTTTTATACGCGGATTCTGCTTTCCTCCCTATGATGGGCTATGCCATGGTGAAAGGCGATGCCCGTACAGCACTGGCAAGACCACTGACAGCAGTGATCTCTGAAAAATATGCGGCCTTGTATTTTAAACAGGAAGATCCCATCGGGAAAACTCTATTGCTGCAGGATGATGATCTGAATAACGAACCGGCACAGGTAACCGGTGTATTCAAAGACCTGCCGGAAAATACCCATTTGAAATTTGATGTGTTGTTCTCTTATGCCACTTTATTGGGGCGCGGCAGTGAAGCCCCTGGGCGTTATGATAATGGCTGGAACCGTAATGACATGTATACGTTTGTCCGTTTAGCTCCCGGTACGGATGTCCGGGCCATGGAGGCCCGTTTGCCGGCCATAGTAGACAAATATGAGCCGGGCCTTAAACAGTCGGGGCGAAAGGAAGTGCTAGGATTGCAGCCTTTAGCCGACATTCACCTCCAATCGGCCTTGGCAGAAGAACCTTCAGAAAACGGAAGTGAACGCACTGTACTGTTTATGTCCGCCATTGGTCTTTTTATCCTCGTCATCGCGTGGATCAATTATATTAATCTCGCTACTGCGCGCTCGGTGGAGCGGGCCAAAGAGGTAGGCGTACGAAAAGTAGTGGGTGCAGTAAAGGGCCAACTGATCAGGCAGTTTTTAGTGGAAGCCGCGCTGGTGAATTTATGCGCGGTGGTAACATCCTTATTCCTCGTCATGATCGCGCTACCTTATTTCAATACCCTGACAGGGATTACTTTCACCTATACGTCGTTGTACCAATCCTGGTTTTGGGTCACCCTCTTGCTATTATGGACAGTTGGTTCACTGCTGTCGGGCCTCTATCCTTCGCTGGTACTTTCTTCCTTCAAACCCATTACAGTACTCAAAGGCAAGTTACAACACAGCCGCCGGGGCATTTTATTGCGGCAAGGGCTGGTAGTAACACAATTTGCAGCCTCTGTTGTACTGATAGGCGGAACGCTCATTATTTACCGCCAATTGAATTATATGATGCACCTCGACCTGGGTATGAACATTGACCAGGTGATGGTCATGGAGCGGCCTGCTATCGCTCCCGATAACACGGAAGCTTATAACCGGTCTATAGATGTATTCCGGGCCGAGTTGAAGAAAATACCTGCCGTAACAGGAATTACCGCATCACTAACGATACCGGGCAAGCAACGGGAGTTCAAAGCCCTGGTAAAAAGAATGGGGTCAACAGGCAGGGACTCGGTGGTGATACGCGCCAATAGTATGGATTATGATTTCCTGGCCACCTTTAAAATGAAGCTGATAGCGGGCCGGAACTTTTCACCTGAATTTCCGGGAGAGGAAGATAATGCAGTTATTGTTACGGAATCAACAGCCCGGTTGCTGGGATTCAAAGAACCTGCGGAGATTGTGGGAACAGTAGTTAGCATACCCGCCTTTGATGATGTACCCAAAACAGTTGTAGGTGTAGTCAATGATTACCACCAGGTTTCACTGAAACAAACAATTGCTCCCGGGCTATTTGGCTTTTCGAAGTACGGTGGAGAAATGTATTCTGTCCGTATCCGGATGGAAAACCTGGCGCAGACCATCGCATCTGTACGTAAGGCTTGGACAACAGCCTTTGCCGGGAATCCTTTTGATTATTTTTTCCTGGATGAATATTTCAATCAACAATATTCCAATGAACGGAAGTTTGGAAAGTTGTTTACTACGTTTGCCATCCTGGGCATTGTTATCGGATGCCTTGGGCTTTTGGGACTCTCGGCCTATACCGCCAGTCAGCGTATCAAAGAGATCGGCATCCGTAAGATACTGGGTGCTTCTGTAACAGATATTACCACTATGCTCTCCAGGGATTTTCTGAAACTGGTATTGATCGCTATTGTGATAGCTATCCCGGTAACCTGGTTTATTATGAATACCTGGCTACATGCTTTTGCTTACCGTATCACTATAGGCTGGTGGGTATTTGTGGCGGCAGGATCAATCGCCTCTTTGATTGCACTGGCAACGGTGAGCTCCCAGGCCATCAAGGCAGCTATTACTAACCCGGTGAAAAGCCTGAGAGCAGAATGA
- a CDS encoding MBL fold metallo-hydrolase — MNVTITHIDTACILLEINGYRILTDPTLDNAGGLYYHGYGAVSRKTDNPAMPVSGLENIDLILLSHHQHKDNLDKAGKAFLERSSARVLSTPKAAKEMDHVTGLDNWQTVQMETSKVSNLRITATPAQHHPWWIPEFISGTVIGFIIEFDGQENGVIYISGDTVYFKGIEEVARRYTIDIGILHAGGVQFRYLTGLGRYTMDSKDLLKSAKALNPHRIIPIHYKGWSHFKEKEASLRNSILSSPFIKDKTIFLKPGEPLTLEN; from the coding sequence ATGAATGTCACCATCACCCATATTGACACGGCCTGCATCCTGCTGGAAATTAACGGCTATCGGATACTCACTGATCCTACGCTCGATAATGCCGGCGGACTTTATTACCATGGCTATGGAGCAGTTTCCCGTAAGACCGACAATCCGGCCATGCCGGTAAGCGGACTGGAAAATATAGACCTTATTTTGCTGAGTCACCACCAGCACAAAGACAACCTGGATAAGGCGGGCAAGGCATTCCTCGAAAGGTCATCCGCCAGGGTACTGTCTACCCCTAAAGCTGCGAAGGAAATGGACCATGTAACGGGGCTCGACAACTGGCAAACGGTGCAAATGGAGACTAGTAAAGTCAGTAACCTGCGGATCACGGCCACGCCCGCCCAACACCATCCCTGGTGGATACCGGAGTTTATATCAGGTACGGTCATAGGTTTTATCATTGAATTTGACGGCCAGGAAAACGGCGTTATATACATTTCAGGCGATACGGTCTATTTCAAAGGAATAGAAGAGGTGGCCAGGAGGTATACGATTGATATTGGCATTTTGCATGCTGGTGGCGTTCAGTTTCGGTATCTGACGGGCCTGGGCAGGTATACCATGGATAGCAAAGACCTGCTGAAATCGGCGAAGGCATTAAATCCGCACCGGATCATTCCCATCCATTACAAAGGTTGGTCACACTTCAAAGAAAAGGAAGCCAGCTTACGCAACTCCATCTTGTCTAGCCCCTTCATCAAAGACAAAACCATCTTCCTGAAACCGGGAGAGCCCCTCACCCTGGAAAACTAA